ATTTTGGTCACGGAGTCTACCAATCTGTTAACCACATATTTTTCATTATAAACAGGCAGCTGAATGGTTACAAAGGGTAATTTTTCAAGGCTCTGAGCAGGAGGAGCGGGTGCCTTATATTTAAAATGAGAAACTATAAGACTAAACTGCATGACGCAATAAATGAAAATAATGGTCAGCGGAATTAAATAAGCAAGTAGAAATATTAAGTCCATTCGATTGTTATTTCAGGGCGTATTTAAAAATCCAAGATAAAATCTTATAGCCAGCCAAGATGGTTCCTTTAACCGTACCGGAAACCTTAGATTTACCAATGCGTTTTCTGTACTTAACAGGGACCTCCGTCACTTTCAAGCCTTTTTTTGCAGCTTTTAGCTGCATTTCCACTGTCCAGCCGTATGTTTGGTCTACCATGGCTAAATCTACCAAGCTTTGGTATTTGATAGCTCTAAAAGGTCCTAAATCAGTATATGATACTTTGAAAAATAGTTTTATTAAAGTAGTGGCTAACCAGTTTCCGAAAATTTGCTGAGGCGTCATGGAGCCAGGCTCTTTATTGCCTAGGTTTCTGCTGCCTATAACCATGTCCATATTCTGATTAAGAATAGGGGCAATGATGTCAGTTAATTCTTCTGGATAGTCGGAATAATCGGCATCTAGAAAGACCACTATTTCAGGGTTCTTATTTTTTAGGTATTCTATGCCTTTTAGGCATGCATAACCGTAGCCTTGTCTTGGTTCGTCAAGTACGGTAGCACCAGCATCTTTGGCAGCCTGAGCCGTGTGGTCGCTTGAATTATTATTCACCACCACCACTTCTTCCACAAAATCAGGAATCTCTGCTATTACTTTGTCAATAGAAAGAGCTTCATTAAAAGCTGGAATGATAACGTAAATTCCTTTTGGAGTCAATCGCCTAATTTTTTTGTTCGCAAATTAAAGATTATTGACCAGTATCTACGTCAAAAGCTAAGGCTTGGTTTCGGGCTTGTAATTTTGGCAGTATTTGTCATAAAGTCCCTCGGCTCTTTTTTGCCCCAAGTTTTTTAACTGAAGGTAATCTGCACAGGCCTCATCGGGGGTTTTATTATAGATGTATGCTGCTGCTCTTAAATAATAAGAGTTGACCTGATAAGGGTCGTTTTCTATGGCCTTGCTAAGATAGAATATGGCCGAACGGTAGTTTTTAGCTGAAAAATAGTATTTCCCGTTTGAAGCGTATTCTTCTGCCATCGCTTTTTTATCTTCTTCGGTATTTCCTGAATTATACTCCGGTTTAGTGTAACCAAGGTCAAAATTGTATTCTACTTCGCAGTTTACAGGTTTTCCTAAATATTTGGCAGGAAGCCAATTTCCTTTTGTCTTATTAAGGGCCTCTATTAGCCTTTGGTCATACTTCTGATTAGAGCTTGCTATTATTCGCTGACCTTCTATTTCACCTGTTTTGGTAATTACAAACCGTATCACAAAACCACCTTTTCTGAACTCAGGATATTTGAAATGATTATTGATGTAGTCAATGGCTGAGTACCTAGCATTAAGAAACTTTGGTTCTATTTGGTTTGGCTGTAAAAGATAAACAGGGTCCCCATTTTTTGCCAAATAGATTTCTGGTATAATGCCAATGTCTATAGTTGGCTTGAAGTTCATTTCTATTTTGATAGGTTCTACTTCATCGCTAGTTAGCACTTGGCTAAGCTCTAGAAATGGCTTATCAAGGCGTAAAATCTTGAAATAATTATCACGATAGTTTAGAACGCTATCCTTTACAGCATAAGAGCTGAGAGAATTTTTACCGTCAATATTGATGATAAGACTATCACCAGAAAATTCCAGCCCGAAGCTGGAATTTTCTAGACCC
This sequence is a window from Arcticibacterium luteifluviistationis. Protein-coding genes within it:
- a CDS encoding glycosyltransferase family 2 protein; amino-acid sequence: MTPKGIYVIIPAFNEALSIDKVIAEIPDFVEEVVVVNNNSSDHTAQAAKDAGATVLDEPRQGYGYACLKGIEYLKNKNPEIVVFLDADYSDYPEELTDIIAPILNQNMDMVIGSRNLGNKEPGSMTPQQIFGNWLATTLIKLFFKVSYTDLGPFRAIKYQSLVDLAMVDQTYGWTVEMQLKAAKKGLKVTEVPVKYRKRIGKSKVSGTVKGTILAGYKILSWIFKYALK
- a CDS encoding energy transducer TonB, giving the protein MSKYLKNTSALFLFIFSISQLAVSQVTVKKSLQGEWVKSKITLIDGSPIYNEGLENSSFGLEFSGDSLIINIDGKNSLSSYAVKDSVLNYRDNYFKILRLDKPFLELSQVLTSDEVEPIKIEMNFKPTIDIGIIPEIYLAKNGDPVYLLQPNQIEPKFLNARYSAIDYINNHFKYPEFRKGGFVIRFVITKTGEIEGQRIIASSNQKYDQRLIEALNKTKGNWLPAKYLGKPVNCEVEYNFDLGYTKPEYNSGNTEEDKKAMAEEYASNGKYYFSAKNYRSAIFYLSKAIENDPYQVNSYYLRAAAYIYNKTPDEACADYLQLKNLGQKRAEGLYDKYCQNYKPETKP